Proteins co-encoded in one Terriglobia bacterium genomic window:
- a CDS encoding DUF1570 domain-containing protein, producing MKHRNLLWAILGLCIMTGRAAHGAGAEVWVEIRSPNFIVMSNAPAKQARRAADRLEQFRNVIHVSLPKLRIDPGMTLRVFAARDEASFKALLPREFLKKGMTQPAGIFQAGQEKNFVLLRLDLPSEQGYHVIYHEYVHMVMRLNFRTLPVWLSEGFADFFGQATLSDSESGIGRPSPQQIETLQKGQLMPLDVMMAADHDSPYYRQENKSGLFYAQSWALTHYLMLGDKRAHTGQLIQYLDQILSNVPESQAAERAFGDLKVLQQKLDQYVRPWASTTTGWLPASRPRKPNTPPEPLSMRNILRQKGT from the coding sequence ATGAAACATAGGAATCTCTTATGGGCGATCCTGGGATTGTGCATCATGACGGGTCGTGCGGCTCATGGCGCCGGCGCGGAAGTTTGGGTCGAGATCCGTTCTCCAAACTTTATCGTGATGAGCAACGCACCCGCCAAACAAGCCCGCCGGGCGGCGGATCGATTGGAGCAATTTCGCAATGTCATCCATGTGTCTCTGCCCAAGTTGCGGATCGATCCCGGAATGACGCTGCGAGTCTTCGCGGCGCGCGATGAGGCCAGTTTCAAGGCGCTTCTGCCGCGTGAGTTCCTGAAAAAAGGCATGACGCAGCCGGCAGGTATATTTCAGGCGGGGCAAGAAAAGAACTTCGTCCTGCTGCGCCTCGACCTGCCGTCGGAGCAGGGCTATCACGTCATCTATCATGAATATGTTCACATGGTCATGAGACTGAATTTCCGCACGCTGCCGGTCTGGCTCTCCGAGGGATTTGCGGATTTTTTCGGCCAGGCGACCCTCTCTGATTCGGAATCGGGGATCGGCCGGCCGAGTCCGCAGCAGATCGAGACTCTGCAAAAAGGGCAGTTGATGCCGCTGGATGTCATGATGGCGGCGGATCACGACTCGCCTTACTATCGCCAGGAGAATAAGAGCGGATTATTTTATGCGCAATCCTGGGCTCTCACCCATTACCTGATGCTCGGGGACAAACGAGCTCATACCGGACAACTGATCCAGTATCTTGACCAGATTCTCTCGAATGTGCCGGAATCCCAGGCCGCGGAACGCGCCTTTGGCGATCTTAAAGTCCTGCAGCAGAAGCTTGACCAATATGTACGTCCATGGGCTTCTACTACTACCGGGTGGCTACCGGCCTCAAGGCCCAGGAAGCCCAATACTCCACCCGAACCCTTGAGCATGCGGAATATCTTGCGGCAAAAGGGGACCTGA
- a CDS encoding carboxypeptidase regulatory-like domain-containing protein: MREIPFRTVFLLIFLAFACLPNLAQVTSTSSLSGLVIDPTGAVVPGADITVKNEGTGAEFKTVSAENGTFSVPALNAGTYSVTVNRSGFKQAVVKTVNLNVGTPASVKITLELGSQNETVVVLGAGEVLQTQSANVSTTIIGRQILELPFTSRNATDLLLNLPGTTTPGRPRTSTFNGLPQAAINMTLDGLNIQDNAAKNGDGFYTNLYPRVDAVEEVTLSTATPGAESAGEGAVQIKMVTRQGSNDYHGSLYEYHRNPVLNANYWFNNRDMRPGLNDDPRTFKAPRDRVLLNMYGFRVGGPIWLPKKIFGPLSFDGHDKAFFFANYEEFRLPNQVSQTRNILHPLTQQGIFQYLVSSGGSKSIRQVDLMALAANAGRPSTIDPTLAKLLADIRSATATTGSVEVVTDPNKIADPNIQRYTYTPSGAEVRQFPTLRLDFNLSNKHHIEDIYIPQKHHTFVDFLNNGAPAFPGFPSHGSQISTRFSNTIALRSTLKPTLVNEARFGFSGGTVVFNGDSSPAIYTGPVANQGGFNLSISGADGITNATVSPNPSRRNTPIQQFNDTLSWTRGTHTFNVGGSLSNITNFSSNSTMAPTITFGVDTTDPASSLFTTANFPGAASADTSKAQGIYAVLVGSITQIGANALLDEQTNKYVYLGNNTQRCQMREWGFFAQDSWRTTSHLTLSYGLRWEIQNPVTSQNDSLSTATLADIYGISGPGNIFKPGTLAGRDTQFIQFRQGDQPYGTLWRNFAPSMGVAWSPKSDAKIVKWIFGSSGQSVFRAGYSMSFNRDGITTLFGTVSGNPGPSITASRNMTLGNLVTNVGSDKLPVLLSQRDRLNAPSFVSAPTYPFTGALTNGVSVYDPNYRMPYVMSWNVGFQRELTRDMVVEVRYVATRGLAMRSSTNVNEVNIIENGFLNEFKLAMANLQANIAGGKGNTFAYTGVTGTSPLPAILGYFSGLTGADVNNPAKYTSSLFTNSTFVNPLAAANPAPYTFANNLYNNSTRAANALTAGLARNFFLTNPGLQGGASYVGNGGHSYYDAGVVELRRRLSHGLLVQSSYTLARGYQLNSPSLRAQWYKTPNSLVLTHAFKTDWIWDFPVGHGRRFLNTSGFVNTLLGNWSYQGTARLQTGAPFSVSISNTTSVKLVGITRRELQQAVKMRFDAPGGIAYYLPQDLVDNTILAFNTSATSSTGYSTRGVPQGRYLAPAGSANCVEVSAGQCGFPNLVLYGPGFVRFDMSLIKKIRFNERAGFEFRAEFLNAFNNINFMVGSPNNASTGIGVGGDTFGRVTNAYRDISTTNDPGGRLIQFVVRINF, from the coding sequence ATGAGAGAAATTCCGTTCAGAACAGTTTTTCTGCTGATCTTCCTTGCCTTTGCCTGCCTGCCGAATTTGGCGCAGGTCACTTCGACATCCTCCCTCTCCGGGTTGGTCATCGACCCAACCGGTGCGGTTGTCCCAGGTGCCGACATTACCGTCAAGAACGAAGGGACCGGCGCCGAGTTCAAGACCGTGAGCGCGGAAAACGGCACGTTTTCCGTGCCCGCACTCAATGCCGGCACCTACTCGGTCACCGTAAACCGATCGGGATTCAAACAGGCGGTAGTCAAGACCGTGAATTTGAATGTCGGAACTCCGGCCTCGGTCAAGATTACCCTGGAGCTCGGCTCACAGAACGAAACCGTCGTCGTGCTGGGCGCCGGCGAGGTGCTGCAGACCCAGTCGGCCAATGTCAGCACCACGATTATCGGCCGCCAGATCCTCGAGCTGCCCTTTACCTCACGCAACGCGACTGATCTGCTTCTCAACCTGCCGGGGACCACCACTCCGGGCCGCCCGCGCACCTCCACGTTCAACGGGCTGCCGCAGGCCGCGATCAATATGACCCTGGACGGGCTCAACATCCAGGACAACGCTGCGAAGAATGGCGACGGATTCTACACAAATCTCTACCCCCGGGTCGATGCAGTTGAGGAGGTAACGCTGTCGACTGCGACGCCGGGTGCAGAAAGTGCCGGCGAAGGCGCCGTACAGATCAAGATGGTTACTCGCCAAGGATCCAACGATTACCATGGCAGCCTTTACGAGTATCACCGGAATCCGGTGCTCAACGCCAACTACTGGTTCAACAATCGTGACATGCGTCCCGGGCTGAATGACGATCCCAGGACCTTCAAGGCCCCGCGCGACCGGGTGTTGCTGAACATGTACGGCTTTCGTGTCGGCGGACCCATATGGCTTCCAAAGAAGATCTTCGGCCCGCTCAGCTTCGACGGCCACGACAAAGCCTTTTTCTTCGCCAACTACGAGGAATTCCGTCTTCCCAACCAGGTTTCGCAGACGCGCAACATCCTGCATCCGCTGACCCAGCAAGGGATCTTTCAATATCTGGTGTCCAGCGGCGGTTCCAAGTCGATCCGGCAGGTTGACCTGATGGCGCTGGCGGCCAATGCGGGGCGGCCCTCGACCATCGACCCGACCCTTGCGAAACTGCTGGCCGACATCCGCAGCGCGACCGCAACCACCGGCAGCGTGGAGGTGGTGACGGATCCGAACAAGATCGCGGATCCGAATATCCAGCGCTATACCTATACTCCAAGCGGAGCGGAAGTCCGGCAGTTCCCTACGCTGCGCCTGGACTTCAACCTGTCGAACAAACATCACATTGAGGACATTTATATTCCCCAGAAGCACCACACCTTTGTGGACTTCCTCAACAACGGCGCCCCGGCTTTCCCGGGCTTCCCGAGTCACGGCAGCCAGATCTCAACGCGATTCTCGAATACGATTGCGCTGCGCTCGACTCTGAAGCCGACCCTGGTCAACGAAGCCAGGTTCGGATTTTCCGGCGGCACCGTCGTGTTCAATGGTGACAGTTCTCCGGCGATCTACACCGGGCCGGTCGCCAATCAGGGAGGATTCAATCTCTCCATCAGCGGCGCGGATGGGATCACCAATGCAACGGTCAGTCCCAACCCGAGCCGCCGCAACACGCCGATCCAGCAGTTCAACGATACGTTAAGCTGGACGCGCGGAACGCACACCTTCAACGTGGGCGGGAGCCTCTCCAACATAACGAATTTCAGCTCAAACAGCACCATGGCCCCGACCATCACCTTCGGCGTGGATACCACGGACCCGGCATCCAGTCTTTTCACGACAGCAAACTTCCCCGGCGCTGCTTCCGCAGACACCTCAAAGGCTCAAGGGATCTATGCGGTGCTCGTCGGAAGCATTACCCAGATCGGAGCCAACGCCTTACTCGACGAACAGACCAACAAGTATGTCTATCTGGGCAACAACACCCAACGCTGCCAGATGCGGGAGTGGGGTTTCTTCGCCCAGGATTCCTGGCGGACGACCTCGCACCTGACGCTCAGCTACGGTCTGCGCTGGGAAATACAGAATCCAGTGACCTCGCAGAACGACAGCCTGTCGACCGCCACGCTGGCGGACATCTACGGCATCTCGGGACCGGGGAACATTTTCAAGCCCGGCACGCTTGCCGGCCGCGACACCCAATTCATCCAGTTCAGGCAGGGGGATCAACCCTACGGTACGCTCTGGCGCAATTTCGCTCCAAGCATGGGAGTCGCCTGGAGTCCGAAATCGGACGCTAAAATCGTCAAGTGGATCTTCGGCAGCTCGGGACAGAGCGTGTTCCGCGCCGGCTACTCGATGTCTTTCAATCGCGACGGGATCACCACGTTGTTCGGCACCGTCTCCGGAAATCCCGGTCCGAGCATCACCGCATCCCGCAACATGACTCTCGGCAACCTGGTCACGAATGTCGGCAGCGACAAGCTGCCCGTCCTCCTGAGCCAGCGCGACCGGCTCAACGCTCCCAGCTTCGTCAGCGCCCCAACCTACCCATTTACCGGAGCCCTGACCAACGGTGTCTCGGTCTATGATCCGAACTACAGGATGCCGTATGTCATGTCCTGGAATGTCGGTTTCCAGCGCGAGCTCACCCGCGATATGGTCGTCGAAGTCCGTTATGTCGCAACCCGCGGCCTTGCCATGCGCTCATCGACCAATGTCAATGAAGTAAACATCATTGAGAACGGTTTTCTGAATGAATTCAAGCTGGCCATGGCCAACCTGCAGGCGAACATCGCGGGGGGTAAGGGGAACACGTTTGCTTACACCGGCGTGACCGGCACGTCGCCGCTGCCGGCCATACTCGGATATTTCAGCGGGCTCACCGGCGCCGATGTCAACAATCCGGCGAAGTACACCTCCAGCCTTTTCACCAACAGTACGTTTGTGAACCCGTTGGCTGCAGCTAACCCGGCGCCTTATACGTTTGCCAACAATCTTTACAACAACTCCACGCGCGCAGCCAACGCGCTCACGGCCGGACTGGCCCGGAACTTCTTCCTGACCAATCCTGGCCTGCAGGGCGGCGCATCGTACGTGGGCAACGGCGGCCATTCTTACTATGATGCCGGGGTCGTGGAACTGCGTCGCCGGTTGTCCCACGGATTGCTGGTGCAGAGCAGCTATACCTTGGCCCGGGGCTACCAGCTCAACTCACCTTCGTTGCGGGCGCAGTGGTACAAGACTCCGAATTCGCTCGTCCTCACCCACGCCTTCAAGACCGACTGGATCTGGGACTTCCCCGTTGGCCACGGCCGAAGGTTCTTGAACACCAGCGGTTTTGTCAACACCCTGCTTGGCAATTGGTCGTACCAAGGCACCGCCCGGCTTCAGACCGGCGCTCCCTTCAGCGTCAGTATCTCGAACACCACTAGCGTCAAGCTCGTGGGCATAACTCGACGCGAGCTCCAGCAGGCGGTCAAGATGCGCTTCGACGCTCCGGGTGGAATTGCCTACTACCTGCCCCAGGACCTCGTCGACAACACAATTCTGGCGTTCAACACGAGCGCAACCAGCTCCACCGGTTACAGCACTCGGGGCGTTCCCCAGGGCCGTTACCTCGCTCCCGCCGGGAGCGCGAACTGTGTCGAAGTCTCCGCGGGGCAGTGCGGCTTCCCAAATCTTGTTCTCTACGGTCCGGGATTCGTCCGATTTGATATGAGCCTGATCAAGAAAATCAGGTTTAACGAGAGAGCCGGCTTCGAATTTCGTGCCGAGTTCCTGAATGCTTTCAACAATATCAACTTCATGGTCGGAAGCCCGAACAACGCCTCAACGGGCATCGGTGTTGGCGGCGACACGTTCGGACGAGTGACGAACGCATACCGGGACATTTCGACCACTAATGATCCTGGCGGACGGCTGATCCAGTTCGTCGTGCGCATCAACTTCTAG